The sequence AGTATTAAACTTAGCGCTCGGCTCATAACTCGCTGCAGCACGGATCACCCGCCCCCAAGTCTCTTGATATAAGTCTTCGGCTAGCTGTTTATCCCCAAGTTGGCGCACAAAGTAGCGATACAACGCCCCTTTATGTTTAAGGTAAAGCTGCTCAAACGCTTTGGCATCGCCCTTTGCATAGCGCTGCATTAACTGTTCATCGGTATGCTCATGGGCATGAATTTGCGGTATCGCCAGTGCCATGACAGCTCCCTACTGGTTAACTAACTGAATAAATAGGTTACTCCATGCTAATGAAGTTTATCCTGAGGTGGAAAAGGTTTATTCTCTGCATCAAAGGATTTCTTAATGGGGACTTGATTCGTTTGCGCTAGCAGCGCTGCAGTATCAACAAGTTGCATAAACTCATGTCGATAACCCATTGTATCTTCCCCCAGTGCAGAACGAGTAAGCCCCCTAAGTTTATTATAATCAAATTGATGCAAGTAGTGGCTTTGATTCAGTAACTGCCCTAATCCCGCAACTGCCGCCGCAAATCTAAAATCATCACTGGCTTGATTTACCGTTTTAACGCTCTGATCGGCTCTTATCGGATACGTCAATAATTGGCTTTTACTCGCATCGGGCAGTTGATAACGTAATTTAAGATAGGCAATTTCGTCACGGCTATATTTTTCACTGCCTGTATCAGGGTTATAACCGTAACGGAGTTTGTCATTCGCCATATGACCGGTTTCAACATAGCGAAGTTCATAAAGCGCGGTAACGGTATGACCCGCACCAATTTCCCCAGCGTCCACCTTATCGTTATTAAAATCCTCGCGGGCTAAGGCGCGGTTTTCATAACCAATAAGACGGTACTCTGAAACTAAAGCGGGATTAAACTCAACTTGCACTTTTACCTCTTTGACGATGGTCAGCAAAGTCGCACCTAACTGTTCTACCAGCACTTTTCGAGCCTCGTTCACAGAATCAATGTAGGCATATTGTCCATTACCTTTATTGGCAAGTTGCTCCATTAAGTGGTCATTGTAGTTACCCATGCCAAAGCCAAGTGTCGTCAAGCCAATTCCATGTTTTTTCTGTACTTCAACCAAGTCGACTAACTCATCGAGGTTGGTGGTCCCAACATTAAAATCACCGTCGGTTGCGAGAATGACTCGGTTAATGCCACCTTTAACAAAATGTTTCTGCGCTAACTGATAAGCCAGTTGGATCCCTTCTGCGCCATTGGTTGAACCTCCTGCAGTTAACTGTTCCAATGCATAGGTAAGGATTTTAATATCGTTACCTGCAGCGCCATCGAGCACCACGCCTGCAGCCCCCGCGTAGACCACAATCGATACTTTATCCTGTTCATCCAGTTGTTGAGTCAGCATTTTTAAGGCGGTTTGCAGCAGAGGTAACTTATCATCAGACGCCATAGAGCCAGAGACATCCAGCAAGAAGACTAAATTACTCGCCCCAAGCTCAGCTTTACTCTGCTCATATCCCTTTAAGCCAATACGCAATAACATCATGTCATCATTATAAGGTGATGGTGCAAGCTCTGTTGTTACACTAAATGGCGCCTCATTTTTATTGGGTTGTGGGTAGTTATAAGAAAAATAATTCAGCATTTCTTCAACGCGTAACGTGTCTTTCTGCGGTAACCGCCCTTCCTTTAGCATTCGCCTTAATGTGGTATAACTGCCGGTATCAACATCGATTGAAAAGGTCGATACAGGGATTTCTCCCGCGACCATAATGCCGTTTTGTACTTGCTTTTCAAATTGATTACGCTCAGGAAGCACTGCCCCTTGCCAATCATCGTTTAACCCGGGGGCGGCTACACTAGAACTAGCGGCATATTGAGCAATATAAGGCATATGTTCAGCACGCATATCCTGCGATTTTGCACTTAATTCATTTTCATGTTGTATTTTAGCCTGCCGTTCAGCCTCAACACGTTGCACAAGCGCAGCTTGCTGCTCTGCAGCCTCGTTAGCTTGAGTCGCTAATTCAGTGCGACTCTCCGATTCAGTTTGTTTATCAATACAACCACTCAACCCCAATAGAATGGCGAGTGTTAAGGCAGAAACAGCTGCATTGTGACGTTTTTTATGTGAGGAGATGGAAACGAGTTGGGTGTTCAATAAACGTAATGGATGTGTCATAACTTTACCCTCAATGATGTATATCCCCATAAACGCAGTTCAAGTACAAAAGGGTTATTTCAGCAGAGGAAATTGCTACATTTAATTGACCAAGCATACTATTTATTAAAAACAAAGACACTTACCCTTCTTTTGCAACTATGATCACACAAGAATATTCTTCTGGACTCTAGAATAGAGCCTTGTAATAAGCCGCGTTTATGGACCCACACGTGTCACACTCTGCTCATTTGTTTTCATTAAGAATTGCGCACGCTCTTAACGAAGCGTGCGTAAAAGATAGGTATTCGTTTAAACGTTTTGGACAAGATCTTCTCGCTGGGTTGACGGTCGGGATAATTGCTATTCCGCTGGCTATGGCTCTGGCGATTGCTAGCGGCGTGCCGCCACAATACGGCCTTTACACTGCGATTGTCGGTGGTTTTATCATTGCGATGACGGGCGGTTCCCGTTACAGCGTCTCAGGGCCAACCGCCGCTTTTGTGGTATTGCTCTATCCTATAGCGCAGCAGTTTGGCTTAGCGGGGTTACTCATTGCCACCGTTATGTCAGGCATGATGCTCGTTGCCATGGCTATGCTAAGACTAGGCCGATTAATTCTCTACATTCCAGAATCAGTCACCTTAGGCTTTACCGCTGGTATTGGAGTGGTGATTGCCACGTTACAGCTAAAAGACTTTTTTGGTCTGCAGATTGAGCATATGCCAGAGCAGTACTTTGCCAAACTCATGGCGCTAGGGCAGGCGCTACCATCGCTTCATCTACCAAGCCTGTTCATAGCAGCTGCTACCTTAGCCACCATGTTACTGTGGCCTAGATTAAAAATTCCTGTACCGGCACACCTTCCCGCTATCGCCTTAGGCAGTATCCTCGCCTTAATACTCAATGCCATGGGCGCAGAGATTGAAACCATTGGAACACGTTTCCACTACCAATTAACTGATGGCGGCATAGGAAGTGGTATCCCCGCAGTCTTGCCTCACTTTGAATGGCCTTGGCTACAGACAGGTCCAAATGGTCAAGCCTTTGAATTTAATCTGGCTGCCTTTCAAGCCTTACTCCCAGCAGCATTTGCCATCGCCATGTTAGGCGCAATTGAATCACTACTCTGTGCCGTAGTCCTTGATGGCATGACGGGCAAGCGCCACAGTGCAAACAGTGAACTCCTTGGCCAAGGGATAGGCAATATTATCGCCCCCTTCTTTGGTGGGATCCCCGCAACCGCGGCAATTGCCCGCAGTGCGGCAAACGTAAAAGCTGGCGCTCAAAGTCCAATCGCGTCTATGATCCACGCCTTAGTGGTACTAATTGGCCTCGTGGCTCTCGCAGGGATTTTAGCCTATTTACCCATGTCGGCGATGGCCGCATTATTACTGGTAGTGGCTTGGAATATGAGTGAAGCACCAAAAGCAGTGCATTTACTCAAAACAGCCCCCACCAGCGACATATTGGTGTTTTTAAGCTGTTTTTCACTCACGGTGATTTTCGATATGGTGATCGCCATCAGTGTGGGGATTATTTTAGCTGCGCTGCTGTTTATGAAAGAAATCGCGGAGATGACCAAGCTTTATGATATAAGCAGTAACAAACGCTATGTTGATCAATCTCTGCCCGCTGACTGGGCCGTGCTCAAAATTAATGGTCCATTATTTTTTGCCGCGGCCGATCGCATTTTTGCCGAGATAGCCAGCCTCACTCAAGATAAACAAGTGATTGTACTTTACTTAGATGGGGTATCAATTCTGGATGCAGGCGGCCTTGCTGCGCTCAGTAAACTAATTGAAAAATGTAAACTTAATCAAACCAAGTTGCTCATTACCGATCTGCAGTTCCAGCCCATCCGTACCTTAGCAAAAGCTAAAATTCAGCCTGTTGAGGGGGTATTAAAGTTTTATCCTACTCTGCGTGAGGCCCTGACCGAGGCACCATCACCCGAGTTAGAGGCAACTCCAGAAGCCACCGATTAATCCAAGGCTGATTAATTGCCATAGGCTCCCAAAGCCCATCATTGGGCTTTGGGATATCGGCTTAATTTAGCTCAATTCAACGAACACTTTATCCATGCTAAAGACGCTATTTTTACGCGCAAATAAGTCAGAAATAGGGCTTTACATGGTATTATTCTGCGCCATGATGCTCCCAGCTCGAATAGGGCCTTGGAACATCGACTGTACCCAGACCTGAAACAAGGTCGAAATATAATTAAAATTAGTGAGTTAAGGAGTTATCATGCAAGCCCTTGTTGCTGTTGTTATGGGTTCTAAGAGTGATTGGCCCACAATGGAAGCCGCCGCTGAGATCATGGATAAACTGCAAGTGCCTTACCATGTTGAAGTTGTATCAGCCCATAGAACGCCAGATAAACTGATGGAGTTTGCAGCCGGTGCCGCTGACCGTGGTTTTAAAATTATTATCGGTGGTGCGGGCGGTGCCGCGCACTTACCCGGTATGATCGCCTCTAAAACTCGCTTACCCGTATTAGGTGTACCCGTGCAAAGTAAAGCACTCTCAGGCATGGATAGCTTACTGTCTATCGTGCAAATGCCCAAAGGGATCGCTGTAGGCACCTTAGCAATTGGTACTGCTGGTGCCTTTAACGCCGGTTTACTCGCCTGCCAAATTTTAGCCAATAACGATGTAGCGCTTGCTGCTCGTTTAGACGCCTTCAGAGAAGAACAAACTCGTGCTGTGCTGGATAATCCCGATCCGAGGGAAGTCTAATGACTCAAACAAGCACAAAACCTAAGGTTTGGGTATTAGGAAATGGCCAACTCGGTGCCATGCTAACCCATGCAGGTGAGCCGCTGGCGATTGATGTTCGCGCCGTGGATATAATGACGCCAACGGATGATATTTTACCCCTCGCGCCAAACGATATTATTACCGCCGAACGTGAGCAGTGGCCTGAATCCGCCTTAAGCTTACAACTCAGCACCCATCCGCATTTTGTTAACGGCCCAGTCTTTAGCCGTTTAGCCGATCGCTATAGCCAAAAAAGCTTACTCGATCAGCTTAACGTCCCAACAGCACCTTGGTCACTCGTTGATGATCACACAAAGGTCGAAACTCTGTATCAAGCGTTTGGCCCAAGAGTTTTAATGAAGCGCCGCACTGGCGGTTATGATGGCAAAGGTCAGCATTGGCTAAAACAAGCCGAAGCGGGTGATATCCCCCATGATTGGCGCAACTTAGCCATTGCCGAGCAAGCGATAAACTTCGATGAAGAAGTGTCCTTAGTCGGCGTGCGTACCCGTGAAGGCCAATGCGTGTTTTATCCATTAACACTTAACCTTCATCAAGATGGCATTTTGATGGCATCGATTGCACCACTGGCACGCTTAGATCATCTGCAAGCCCAAGCCGAAACCATGCTCAGTGCGATTATGCATGAGCTGGAATATGCCGGCGTGATGGCGATGGAATGCTTCCGTGTTGGCGACAATCTGCTGGTCAACGAGTTAGCCCCGCGGGTACACAACTCCGGCCATTGGACCCAAGCGGGCACCCATATGGATCAATTTCAACTGCATTTAAGAGCCTTGTGTGGGATTGCGATTCCACAGCCACAGGTGAACTTTCAATGTGTGATGGTTAATCTGATTGGTATCGACAACGATCCCCGTTGGTTAAGCTTGCCCAATGCAGAACTCTATTGGTACAACAAAGAAGTACGTCCTGGCCGCAAAGTCGGGCATTTAAATCTTTCGGTGCCTAATCTGACTGTATTAACAAACAGCATTAGTGCACTACAAACGTGGATGCCAAACCAATATCAAGCACCTCTCGCTTGGATTTTGGCTGAGTTTACAAAAAGCTAATTTAATAGCGTTCAGCACTGATAGGGGGACTAAGTTGTCCCCTTATCAGTGGATTTTAATGTTTGTTATATACTTATCATACTCAGCGTGAATGAGTGATATGGTGATAAAATCAGGCTAGTCGAAGCACGAATAAAGGAACTGCCGAGTGAAATTAAGGGATAATTTTAAACGTAAGACTATAGATCGCTTGGATTATCGCTATCATCTCTTGCTGTTGATTATACCGATAGTCCTCTTTGTTTTATTGTTTGTTTTTAATGCCCCGACAGAAGGCTGGACCATTCTCCCCCTGCTGTTTGTCTGCCTTATCTATGTCGTTACCTATAGCTTAATTTACTATCTGCATCAGGGGCGTTTAACTCGCCTATGGCAACACTTAGAGCAGGTTGTCAGTATTAATGATGCCATTTATGAACTTGCCCACCTATCAAGCCAATATAAAAATGAGCATGCATTTCTCGATGCCCTACTCAATAAAGCCGTCTGTATTATTAATGGCGCGGAAATGGGCAGCATCATCAAGGTCAGTGAGGATAACCACAAGCTACATTTTGAATCCGTCGTGGGACTCGATCTTAACAAGCTAAAAAGACTGAACTTTTCCCTTGAACAATCCTTCGAGTATCGACTCACCAAGGGTAAATGTGACCGTGTAGTGGTCGTGGATGATATGAAAAATATCAATGCCGCAAGCACACTAACAAATGAACAACAGCAGGTACTGCTTACAGCAGCCAAGCAACCAATACGCTCCACACTCTCCAGCCCAATACGAATTGATGGCAAACTTTACGGCATGCTTAACCTCGACAGCAGCAGCGTTGGCGCCTTTAACGACTACGACCGTAATTTGGTCTCCATCCTCACCCATGAGGCCAGCAACGCCATTGCCTTGTATCAAAAGTCGCTGCAAATCACCAAGCTCGCCAATTTCGATAACCTAACAGGGCTCTATAACCGCAAAAACTTTGAAGATGCCTTACAGCATTGGCAGCCGAAGGCTCATTTAGGCAGCTTTTTAGTGATTATTGATATGGATAATCTCAAAATTATCAATGATCAACAGGGGCATCAGGTCGGCGATGTGGCAATAAAAGAAGTCGCTAAAACAATCCTAGGTTTCTGGAAACACAAAGGCATTATCTCTCGGTTTGGTGGTGATGAGTTTGTAGCCCTATGCCATGGCCCGCTTGAACTAATCGAAAACGATCTGGATGCCATGCGCCTTAAGTTACATCATGAATCGCCCCTAAATCTCAATTTTAGTGTGGGCATCGCCCCCTACGATAATGATTGGGCTAAGTCTTTTAAACAGGCTGATAATGCGATGTATGAGCAAAAGCGCGGTAAAAAACAGGCCGTTAATGCACTCAAAGCCATTGTGGCCAATAATCAGCTGCCGCAATAAGCATTCGGCAACAGCTTATAGTCAATAAGTTCCTAGTGCATGGGCGCAAGGTTAATCAAAAAATAAGCGCCGCAGCCAAGAGGAGTCTAAATCTTTCTGACAGGTTTTATATTGCGCCGCGTAACGCTTCGCTCTGTCATCGACCTTAGCGGCAACCTTCACTAACCATGCCTTAGACTTATAAGAGCCCCGACGATAACCTCCCCAACCTTCGTGATAATTGAGGTATTGCGCTCTCGCATCCCACTTAGAAATCCCATTGATTTTATTGGTCTTATAAATAAACCAGCCCATAAAATCTATAGCATCATCAAAATTACTGCGCGATGACCAACTGTTCCCCGTCTCGCGAACATAGTCGTCCCATGTCATAGATTTTGCCTGCGCATAACCATAGGCATCACTGGCACGTCCAATGGGAATAAAGCCTAAGAAGTACTCCATCGGCGGCGCCGCATTATGTTTAAACGAGCTTTCTTGATACATCATCGCCAGAGGTACATGCACTGGTACACCCCATTTATCGCGGGTATCCTTTGCGGCTTCATACCATGAACGATGTTCTTGGAAAATATCGCAAATGTTTTCAGGAGATTTAGGCGGAGAAGTGGCGCAGCCAGACAGTAAACCTATGGATGTACATAACAGAGTTGTCGAAAGCCAATTCATGAAGCGCTTATTCTCCCAAGTAATAAAAACGGCTCATCATCGCACAGTAGTAGAATACGCCAAAGCCTCAAATCTGTTTTTGGCGTCAAAATCACTTAAGCGCCTAATACCAATCACATTAAATATCTAATCAGTTCAGAGCCTCACAGGCATCTCAATCCAAGGCGCATTGACGAAGAAATGGTTATTCCCTTTTAAGTCAATGTAACACGGGAGTGAGATGCCTGTGAGGCTCCCGAAGGGCGGGGTTGAACGGGCTTTATACTGCGTTTAAGGCTTTCGACAGAGCGCCACTATGCCTTCAAGCCTTCGCCTTGTCTAAAGCCCGTTTAACTCCCGCTGAATGAACAGATATTTAATACGATTGGTATAAGTTCAGGCAACACTCATTAGCAGAAATGACAATCCATTGTTAACACAAGCTATTTTGTTTCAGGACTCAAATCAAACTGACAGTCATGATTTTCTTGCTGCCACACACCGGGCTCCCAATAGTTAGTATCTTTACCCATGTAGCGTTTATCCGTGTGGAATAATGCTCCTATGTGGTAACGCTGGTGCCCTTCCACCATTAATGTGAAGGTTTTTGGCGTTCGTGCACTGAGGGACACCCCAAGCGATGGAGCATCAATCAACTCGGCAACGGTAAACTCATATTCCCCAGGTGCTAATTGATAATTAGGCTTTGAGACCACAGGCTTACCATCTAGATGAGTCACCACCACTCGATACCAATGGGTACTAGCATCGGGTTGCAAATAGCCCGATACCGTACCACAACTTAAATCATCTTCAGGGGATGAAGCGCAACCAGAGAGTAACGCAGTAGACCCAAGCAAACTGGCAGCGAGAATAAATGTCCGCATCTTCACACCTTGACTCATTAGGCTGGCGCACCGAAATAGTCAGTCAGATAATCATCTAAGGATACCGCGCTCTGTGCAGCCTCTAATTCCACTTGTTTGGCTAACGAACTTTGCGCCTCAGCGTCATAATCACTTGCTGCTTCTGAGGATAATGGGTAATCGATGAAATATTGATGGTATTGCTGTGCCAAAGACATCACCCACTGCCCATGATCTTGCCCTTTAGTAACCAATTGCTGAAGAACTTGGCCAGACAAGGTTTTCTGCGGATCAACCACAGCGTCTCGCCAATGGGCTAAGGCTGCTTGATAAGCATTCGTTTCACCGTCGAGTAATACTGCCAGTGACGATAAGTTATCAAATAGCTCCAAGAGCCATGTCTGTAATGATAATGTTCCCGTTGCCGTGTGCAGCTCGAGTCCGGGCTTACGTCCCTCAAGTACCACTGACTTTAAGTTGGCGCTTAATCGTGCCTCTTCAGCGGCATCTGACTTAGGTGATGGTGTTAGTAAACAATAGAGTAAGAATAAGTCGAGGAAGCGCACTTGGCTTGCCTCAATCCCAATAGGGCTAAAGGGATTGACATCTAATGCACGCACCTCAATATATTCCACCCCAGCGCGAGCAAGGGCCTCAGAGGGTTTCTCACCACTTTTTGTCACCCGTTTAGCACGGATGGGTGAGTAAAATTCGTTCTCAATTTGCAGCACGTTAGCATTGAGTTGACGATATTCACCATCAACCTTAACGCCAATATTGGCAAAGTTTGCCGATGGCATCTTAATCGCAGCTCGAATCCCCGCAAGATACTCTGGCAGGGAGTTGTAGCTGATATTGAGGTCGGCCTGCTCTTTATTGGTATACCCCAGATCGCTCATCCGCAGCGACGTTGCATAGGGTAAATACAAAGTGCCTCGTCCCGACTTCTCAAAGCGTAAATCGGTTTTTTGGCCTTTGATAAACGAGTTACACAGCGCTGGTGAAGCACCAAACAGATAAGGTAAGACCCAAACTAAACGGCGATAATTACGGATAAGACCAAAGTAAGACTCTGAAATAAAGTCATCAAAGCTCAAGCTTTTATCGCTCAGTTCATAGAGACTTTGCCACAGTTCTTGCGACACCGAAAAGTTAAAATGCACCCCAGAGATAATCTGCATGAGGGCGCCATAACGGTAAGTTAAGCCCTTACGATACAAGGTTTTCATCTTACCTGTATTAGATGTTCCGTACCGAGCAATGGGGATATTCGCCTCATCTTTAACATAGCAGGGCATGCTGACAGGCCACAGCCGCTGCCCATGCAAATGGCGCACACTGTAGGCATGGGTCTCAGTTAATCCCTGCAATAGCGACTCAACCTGATGATTAACAGGCGTAATAAATTCAAGCAGCGCTTCACTGTAGTCCGTCGTAATACGCGAGTGGGTTAATGCCGACCCCAACTCGAGGGGATGACCATCTAGCGCTAAGTAACCAGACTCATCAATACGCAACGCTTCACGCTCAATTCCACGTAACATGCCAAGAAGTGCGGCGCGCCCTTGAGCGTCCGAGAAATGTTGTACTAATTCATTGAATGGCTTCAATTTGCGCTTCTCTGGTTGGTTATTCGCTATCGCGACAAGGTTAACAGTAAGACCTTTATTTTGAGGCTTATCTTTCAAAATACACTTCAAAATAAATC comes from Shewanella oneidensis MR-1 and encodes:
- a CDS encoding vWA domain-containing protein, producing the protein MTHPLRLLNTQLVSISSHKKRHNAAVSALTLAILLGLSGCIDKQTESESRTELATQANEAAEQQAALVQRVEAERQAKIQHENELSAKSQDMRAEHMPYIAQYAASSSVAAPGLNDDWQGAVLPERNQFEKQVQNGIMVAGEIPVSTFSIDVDTGSYTTLRRMLKEGRLPQKDTLRVEEMLNYFSYNYPQPNKNEAPFSVTTELAPSPYNDDMMLLRIGLKGYEQSKAELGASNLVFLLDVSGSMASDDKLPLLQTALKMLTQQLDEQDKVSIVVYAGAAGVVLDGAAGNDIKILTYALEQLTAGGSTNGAEGIQLAYQLAQKHFVKGGINRVILATDGDFNVGTTNLDELVDLVEVQKKHGIGLTTLGFGMGNYNDHLMEQLANKGNGQYAYIDSVNEARKVLVEQLGATLLTIVKEVKVQVEFNPALVSEYRLIGYENRALAREDFNNDKVDAGEIGAGHTVTALYELRYVETGHMANDKLRYGYNPDTGSEKYSRDEIAYLKLRYQLPDASKSQLLTYPIRADQSVKTVNQASDDFRFAAAVAGLGQLLNQSHYLHQFDYNKLRGLTRSALGEDTMGYRHEFMQLVDTAALLAQTNQVPIKKSFDAENKPFPPQDKLH
- the dauA gene encoding C4-dicarboxylic acid transporter DauA; translated protein: MSHSAHLFSLRIAHALNEACVKDRYSFKRFGQDLLAGLTVGIIAIPLAMALAIASGVPPQYGLYTAIVGGFIIAMTGGSRYSVSGPTAAFVVLLYPIAQQFGLAGLLIATVMSGMMLVAMAMLRLGRLILYIPESVTLGFTAGIGVVIATLQLKDFFGLQIEHMPEQYFAKLMALGQALPSLHLPSLFIAAATLATMLLWPRLKIPVPAHLPAIALGSILALILNAMGAEIETIGTRFHYQLTDGGIGSGIPAVLPHFEWPWLQTGPNGQAFEFNLAAFQALLPAAFAIAMLGAIESLLCAVVLDGMTGKRHSANSELLGQGIGNIIAPFFGGIPATAAIARSAANVKAGAQSPIASMIHALVVLIGLVALAGILAYLPMSAMAALLLVVAWNMSEAPKAVHLLKTAPTSDILVFLSCFSLTVIFDMVIAISVGIILAALLFMKEIAEMTKLYDISSNKRYVDQSLPADWAVLKINGPLFFAAADRIFAEIASLTQDKQVIVLYLDGVSILDAGGLAALSKLIEKCKLNQTKLLITDLQFQPIRTLAKAKIQPVEGVLKFYPTLREALTEAPSPELEATPEATD
- the purE gene encoding 5-(carboxyamino)imidazole ribonucleotide mutase, with protein sequence MQALVAVVMGSKSDWPTMEAAAEIMDKLQVPYHVEVVSAHRTPDKLMEFAAGAADRGFKIIIGGAGGAAHLPGMIASKTRLPVLGVPVQSKALSGMDSLLSIVQMPKGIAVGTLAIGTAGAFNAGLLACQILANNDVALAARLDAFREEQTRAVLDNPDPREV
- the purK gene encoding 5-(carboxyamino)imidazole ribonucleotide synthase, translating into MTQTSTKPKVWVLGNGQLGAMLTHAGEPLAIDVRAVDIMTPTDDILPLAPNDIITAEREQWPESALSLQLSTHPHFVNGPVFSRLADRYSQKSLLDQLNVPTAPWSLVDDHTKVETLYQAFGPRVLMKRRTGGYDGKGQHWLKQAEAGDIPHDWRNLAIAEQAINFDEEVSLVGVRTREGQCVFYPLTLNLHQDGILMASIAPLARLDHLQAQAETMLSAIMHELEYAGVMAMECFRVGDNLLVNELAPRVHNSGHWTQAGTHMDQFQLHLRALCGIAIPQPQVNFQCVMVNLIGIDNDPRWLSLPNAELYWYNKEVRPGRKVGHLNLSVPNLTVLTNSISALQTWMPNQYQAPLAWILAEFTKS
- a CDS encoding sensor domain-containing diguanylate cyclase, with translation MKLRDNFKRKTIDRLDYRYHLLLLIIPIVLFVLLFVFNAPTEGWTILPLLFVCLIYVVTYSLIYYLHQGRLTRLWQHLEQVVSINDAIYELAHLSSQYKNEHAFLDALLNKAVCIINGAEMGSIIKVSEDNHKLHFESVVGLDLNKLKRLNFSLEQSFEYRLTKGKCDRVVVVDDMKNINAASTLTNEQQQVLLTAAKQPIRSTLSSPIRIDGKLYGMLNLDSSSVGAFNDYDRNLVSILTHEASNAIALYQKSLQITKLANFDNLTGLYNRKNFEDALQHWQPKAHLGSFLVIIDMDNLKIINDQQGHQVGDVAIKEVAKTILGFWKHKGIISRFGGDEFVALCHGPLELIENDLDAMRLKLHHESPLNLNFSVGIAPYDNDWAKSFKQADNAMYEQKRGKKQAVNALKAIVANNQLPQ
- the gshA gene encoding glutamate--cysteine ligase — encoded protein: MKDKPQNKGLTVNLVAIANNQPEKRKLKPFNELVQHFSDAQGRAALLGMLRGIEREALRIDESGYLALDGHPLELGSALTHSRITTDYSEALLEFITPVNHQVESLLQGLTETHAYSVRHLHGQRLWPVSMPCYVKDEANIPIARYGTSNTGKMKTLYRKGLTYRYGALMQIISGVHFNFSVSQELWQSLYELSDKSLSFDDFISESYFGLIRNYRRLVWVLPYLFGASPALCNSFIKGQKTDLRFEKSGRGTLYLPYATSLRMSDLGYTNKEQADLNISYNSLPEYLAGIRAAIKMPSANFANIGVKVDGEYRQLNANVLQIENEFYSPIRAKRVTKSGEKPSEALARAGVEYIEVRALDVNPFSPIGIEASQVRFLDLFLLYCLLTPSPKSDAAEEARLSANLKSVVLEGRKPGLELHTATGTLSLQTWLLELFDNLSSLAVLLDGETNAYQAALAHWRDAVVDPQKTLSGQVLQQLVTKGQDHGQWVMSLAQQYHQYFIDYPLSSEAASDYDAEAQSSLAKQVELEAAQSAVSLDDYLTDYFGAPA